A genome region from Flavobacterium sp. CFS9 includes the following:
- a CDS encoding TolC family protein, which translates to MKKKLWCIGFISSLLLLGFFKMTAQNPVWTLDKAIEAAQKNRKIIASLEKEYKINQLKTKELNAKYLPKVALNYNYQYNPIIATSVLPAEAFSSHQPSDGMIAVKLGANYSQSAGVLLQQPLLDMSVSKLIAESKLQEKLAALNEKEARLELTYEVSKVYLNIVVAEEQEKEAVGDTARTALSLETINQKYKYKRALKADVNDAKVTHNIAVQKYRNAVHNLLVLKQYFLYVVGNESSIVSSLKLEKYSIEESIPNLDDNLIEALPQIEILKTQNEVLENKKKLERAKYGPLINVNGYLGADQFTESMNPFQQNSWYGNSYIGVSLKLPFSLGENTAKRIDQLRFQQNQNKDRITEDINKSKYNVLNAVTVYANVLEQLKTVSENSKLTSEIVMIYQDRYQFDQISFNELNDKEIQLQNMELFYNQLKKQLIVSWLDWKKAAGKLVQ; encoded by the coding sequence ATGAAAAAAAAATTATGGTGTATAGGTTTTATAAGCAGTCTTCTGTTGTTAGGATTTTTTAAAATGACTGCACAAAACCCGGTCTGGACCTTAGATAAAGCCATTGAAGCAGCACAAAAGAATAGAAAAATAATAGCTTCACTGGAAAAAGAATATAAAATCAATCAATTAAAGACAAAAGAATTAAATGCCAAATATTTGCCCAAAGTAGCGTTGAATTATAATTATCAGTACAATCCGATTATTGCGACAAGTGTTTTACCGGCTGAAGCATTTAGTTCCCATCAACCATCAGATGGTATGATCGCAGTGAAATTAGGAGCTAATTATTCTCAAAGCGCAGGTGTTTTATTGCAGCAACCCTTACTGGATATGTCTGTTTCAAAATTAATAGCCGAATCGAAACTACAGGAGAAACTAGCTGCTTTAAATGAAAAAGAAGCAAGGTTGGAACTTACCTATGAGGTCTCAAAAGTATATTTAAATATAGTAGTTGCAGAAGAACAGGAAAAAGAAGCAGTTGGTGATACTGCCCGTACAGCGTTGAGTCTGGAGACTATTAACCAAAAGTACAAATACAAAAGAGCTTTAAAGGCTGACGTAAACGATGCTAAAGTGACGCACAATATTGCGGTTCAAAAATACCGCAATGCAGTCCATAATTTATTGGTTTTGAAACAGTATTTCTTATACGTTGTTGGAAATGAATCTTCGATTGTTTCTTCTCTAAAATTAGAAAAATACAGCATAGAGGAAAGCATTCCAAATCTTGATGATAATTTAATTGAAGCACTGCCGCAAATTGAAATTTTGAAAACGCAAAACGAAGTATTAGAGAATAAGAAAAAACTGGAAAGAGCTAAATATGGTCCGTTGATTAATGTTAATGGTTATTTAGGAGCAGATCAGTTTACAGAAAGTATGAATCCTTTTCAGCAAAATAGTTGGTATGGGAATAGTTATATAGGAGTTTCATTAAAGTTACCTTTTTCTTTGGGAGAAAATACGGCAAAAAGAATTGATCAGTTAAGATTTCAGCAAAATCAGAATAAGGATAGAATTACAGAGGATATTAATAAAAGCAAATACAATGTTTTAAATGCCGTTACTGTTTACGCTAATGTCCTGGAACAATTAAAAACAGTAAGTGAAAACAGTAAGCTAACTTCTGAGATTGTGATGATTTATCAGGATCGATATCAATTTGATCAAATATCCTTTAATGAACTAAACGATAAAGAGATCCAATTGCAAAATATGGAGCTATTTTATAATCAGCTTAAAAAACAATTGATAGTATCATGGCTTGACTGGAAAAAAGCGGCAGGGAAATTAGTTCAGTAA